The following are encoded together in the Streptomyces rapamycinicus NRRL 5491 genome:
- a CDS encoding HdeD family acid-resistance protein, translating to MTYSSDSPHGAGQPREEPYGRPGERPADEGNPYATMQNMLSNTTWQVMVTAGLVAIALGIMVLAWPGPSLVVIGVLFGAYLLISGIFQLAGAFGSHVPRTLRVLSFVTGALSVLLGLLCFRGPAQSILLLALWIGFAWLIRGVMMTAMAISGEGMPARGWQVFLGLLTILGGIILIVAPFGSITALTVVAGIWLLALGIIEIMHGIQLRTSLGGPGAPRAEHRGAHFPRFRSQPHPQA from the coding sequence ATGACTTACTCCTCCGACAGTCCGCATGGTGCCGGGCAGCCGAGAGAGGAACCCTACGGCCGGCCGGGAGAGCGGCCCGCCGATGAAGGCAACCCCTACGCCACGATGCAGAACATGCTGTCCAACACCACCTGGCAGGTCATGGTGACCGCGGGTCTGGTGGCGATCGCGCTCGGTATCATGGTGCTGGCGTGGCCGGGTCCCTCCCTGGTGGTGATCGGCGTCCTGTTCGGCGCGTATCTGCTGATCAGCGGGATCTTCCAACTGGCCGGGGCCTTCGGTTCGCATGTCCCGAGGACTCTGCGGGTGCTGAGTTTCGTCACCGGCGCGCTGAGTGTGCTGCTGGGACTGCTCTGCTTCCGGGGTCCGGCCCAGTCGATCCTGCTGCTCGCGCTGTGGATCGGCTTCGCCTGGCTGATCCGGGGCGTGATGATGACCGCCATGGCGATCTCCGGTGAGGGCATGCCCGCCCGGGGCTGGCAGGTGTTCCTCGGCCTGCTCACCATCCTGGGCGGGATCATCCTGATCGTGGCGCCCTTCGGCTCGATCACCGCGCTCACCGTGGTGGCCGGTATCTGGCTGCTCGCGCTGGGCATCATCGAGATCATGCACGGCATCCAGCTGCGCACCAGTCTCGGCGGACCCGGCGCCCCGCGCGCCGAGCACCGGGGGGCGCACTTCCCCCGCTTCCGCTCGCAGCCGCATCCTCAGGCGTAG
- a CDS encoding GntR family transcriptional regulator yields the protein MQRPTGKRLQQTSMQARVAEELRQMIISGELPPRSSLSEMALSETFGVSRTPIREALKQLQIEGLVEVRPRVGTFVAVPSRRELTELFQMKELLEGAAARLLAFRGNVPEVERLEANMKAADASVRDGDAEQYAALVHEFHDLIVVGADNSKLEAHYRTLMNQLAYARLVRTSLSRPGRLDESDDEHHRVLNLIQAKDGDGAERVMREHVRMSHQALMAGMDERRA from the coding sequence ATGCAACGACCCACAGGGAAGCGGCTTCAGCAGACCAGCATGCAGGCGAGGGTCGCCGAAGAGCTGCGGCAGATGATCATCAGTGGTGAGCTGCCGCCCCGCTCCAGCCTCTCCGAGATGGCGCTGTCCGAGACCTTCGGCGTCAGCCGGACGCCCATCCGCGAGGCCCTCAAACAGCTCCAGATCGAGGGCTTGGTCGAGGTGCGGCCACGGGTCGGCACATTCGTCGCCGTACCGTCCCGGCGCGAGCTCACCGAGCTGTTCCAGATGAAGGAGCTGCTGGAGGGCGCCGCCGCCCGGCTGCTCGCCTTCCGCGGGAACGTACCGGAAGTGGAGCGGCTCGAGGCCAATATGAAGGCGGCCGACGCGTCCGTCCGGGACGGCGACGCCGAGCAGTACGCGGCGCTGGTCCACGAGTTCCACGATCTGATCGTGGTGGGCGCGGACAACAGCAAGCTGGAGGCGCACTACCGCACCCTGATGAACCAGCTGGCCTACGCCCGGCTGGTGCGCACCTCGCTGTCCCGGCCCGGTCGGCTGGACGAGTCCGACGACGAGCACCATCGCGTCCTCAATCTGATCCAGGCCAAGGACGGCGACGGCGCGGAGCGGGTGATGCGGGAGCATGTGCGGATGAGCCACCAGGCCCTGATGGCGGGCATGGACGAGCGCCGGGCCTGA
- a CDS encoding LLM class F420-dependent oxidoreductase, whose product MKFGVSTFVTDQGIRPAPLGRALEERGFDALFIAEHSHIPVDRRTPYPGGGDLPEVYYRTLDPFVTLAAVATVTRRLLLGTGIALVVQRDPITTANEVASLDLISEGRAAFGVGAGWNREEMENHGTDPSTRGRLMDERLRAIRELWTKEKAEFHGEFVNFDPVFQWPKPVQRPHPPIYVGGAGDAAFRRIAAVGDAWLANSGSPEELRPQIERMREVAGREVPVTLYAMPEDADVTEGYQRIGVERALFYLPTMPEAETIARLDSMARIAARFQ is encoded by the coding sequence GTGAAGTTCGGCGTATCCACGTTCGTCACCGACCAGGGCATCCGGCCCGCCCCCTTGGGGCGGGCTCTGGAGGAGCGCGGTTTCGACGCGCTCTTCATCGCGGAGCACAGCCATATCCCGGTGGACCGCCGTACCCCCTATCCGGGTGGCGGGGACCTGCCGGAGGTCTACTACCGCACCCTGGACCCGTTCGTGACGCTGGCCGCGGTCGCCACGGTCACCCGGCGTCTGCTGCTGGGGACCGGTATCGCCCTGGTGGTGCAGCGGGATCCGATCACCACCGCCAACGAAGTGGCCTCCCTCGACCTGATCTCGGAGGGACGGGCCGCGTTCGGGGTCGGCGCGGGCTGGAACCGCGAGGAGATGGAGAACCACGGCACCGATCCGTCCACCCGGGGCCGGCTGATGGACGAGCGGCTGCGGGCCATCCGCGAGCTGTGGACGAAGGAGAAGGCCGAGTTCCACGGGGAGTTCGTGAACTTCGACCCCGTCTTCCAGTGGCCCAAGCCGGTCCAGCGACCGCATCCGCCGATCTATGTGGGCGGTGCCGGCGACGCCGCGTTCCGGCGGATCGCCGCCGTCGGCGACGCCTGGCTGGCCAACAGCGGATCCCCCGAGGAACTGCGCCCGCAGATCGAGCGGATGCGCGAGGTGGCCGGCCGCGAGGTGCCGGTGACGCTGTACGCGATGCCCGAGGACGCCGACGTGACCGAGGGGTATCAGCGCATCGGTGTGGAGCGGGCGCTGTTCTATCTGCCGACGATGCCGGAGGCGGAGACGATCGCACGGCTGGACTCGATGGCCCGGATCGCCGCCCGGTTCCAGTGA
- the bglX gene encoding beta-glucosidase BglX, whose amino-acid sequence MNDVRRRTVLAAAGGTAIAGKAAAAHAHAPPAPSADRARPGREPGPYETRIQALMARMSVDEKLGQLQQLAWTGATGPGGGQTAAAEKAARRGRLGSVLNIYGARTTNTLQRMAVEESRLGIPLIFGLDVIHGMWTTFPIPLAQAAAFDPAVAEWDAEVSAREARSNGVHWAFSPMMDVTHEPRWGRIAEGDGEDPYLAARLAAAKTRAYQGDDLRSRRHLATCAKHMIAYGGVEGGRDYNTVDVSEARLRNFYLPPFRAALDAGVATVMASFNTVSGVPAHGYRHALTEILKEEWDFGGFVVSDYNGVQEMIVHGYAADRSDAARLAFNAGIDMEMASTTINEYGKRLLRRGEITTERLDDAVARILRLKFRLGLFEHPYADEDTAIAGPTKASRAAAREAAGRTMVLLKNEKSTLPLDRSGSIAVVGPFADSTDLRGSWAGTWAEKFRPVTVLDAVKDAAPKARISHVEGVDASGRNTRGIARAASAARATDVTVVVVGEAATLSGEASVRSDLGLPGRQERLISAIADTGAPFVVVLLSGRPLTMAGWLDRTPAVLQAWHPGIEGGNAVADVLFGTVNPGGKLPVTFPRTVGQIPVYYNHENTGRPYDRANHYTSKYLDLANGPQFPFGHGLSYTTFDIGEPRLSVSRVRAEALRKGDTVEVAVAVRNTGRRKGDEVVQLYIRDPVASIVQPVRRLSGFRRVSLGPGRATTVRFRLSAEELGFWTQDPHGRFLLQKGEIRVFAGNSSLAERGRTLTIT is encoded by the coding sequence ATGAACGATGTGCGCAGACGTACGGTGCTCGCCGCCGCCGGGGGGACGGCCATCGCGGGCAAGGCCGCGGCCGCCCATGCCCATGCCCCGCCCGCCCCCTCCGCCGACCGGGCCCGGCCGGGGCGGGAGCCCGGCCCGTACGAGACCAGGATCCAGGCCCTGATGGCGCGGATGTCCGTCGACGAGAAGCTCGGCCAGCTCCAGCAGCTCGCCTGGACCGGCGCCACCGGGCCGGGTGGCGGGCAGACCGCCGCCGCGGAGAAGGCTGCCCGCAGGGGCAGGCTCGGCTCCGTGCTCAACATCTACGGGGCCCGTACCACCAACACGCTGCAGCGGATGGCCGTCGAGGAGTCCCGGCTGGGCATTCCGCTGATCTTCGGGCTCGATGTCATCCACGGCATGTGGACCACCTTTCCCATCCCCCTCGCCCAGGCCGCCGCCTTCGATCCCGCGGTGGCCGAGTGGGACGCGGAGGTGTCGGCGCGGGAGGCCCGCTCCAACGGGGTGCACTGGGCGTTCTCGCCGATGATGGACGTCACCCATGAACCGCGCTGGGGGCGGATCGCCGAGGGGGACGGCGAGGACCCGTATCTGGCGGCGCGGCTCGCGGCCGCCAAGACCCGCGCCTACCAGGGCGACGACCTGCGCTCCCGGCGCCACCTCGCGACCTGCGCCAAGCACATGATCGCCTACGGGGGCGTCGAGGGCGGCCGCGACTACAACACGGTGGATGTCTCCGAGGCCCGGCTGCGCAACTTCTACCTCCCCCCGTTCCGGGCGGCCCTGGACGCCGGGGTGGCCACGGTCATGGCGAGCTTCAACACCGTCAGCGGGGTCCCCGCCCACGGCTACCGGCATGCGCTGACCGAGATCCTCAAGGAGGAGTGGGACTTCGGCGGCTTCGTCGTCAGCGACTACAACGGCGTTCAGGAAATGATCGTCCACGGCTACGCCGCCGACCGCTCCGACGCCGCCCGGCTGGCCTTCAACGCCGGGATCGACATGGAGATGGCCAGCACCACCATCAACGAGTACGGCAAGCGGCTGCTGCGCAGAGGTGAGATCACCACCGAGCGGCTGGACGACGCGGTGGCCCGCATCCTGCGGCTGAAGTTCCGGCTCGGGCTCTTCGAGCACCCCTACGCGGACGAGGACACGGCGATCGCCGGGCCCACGAAGGCGTCCCGGGCGGCGGCCCGCGAGGCGGCCGGCCGCACCATGGTGCTGCTCAAGAACGAGAAGTCCACGCTCCCGCTGGACAGATCGGGCTCCATCGCCGTCGTCGGCCCCTTCGCCGACTCCACCGATCTGCGCGGCTCCTGGGCCGGGACCTGGGCCGAGAAGTTCCGCCCGGTCACCGTGCTGGACGCGGTGAAGGACGCGGCGCCGAAGGCCCGGATCAGCCATGTCGAGGGCGTGGACGCGTCCGGCCGGAACACCCGGGGCATCGCGCGGGCGGCCTCGGCGGCGAGAGCGACCGATGTGACCGTGGTGGTGGTCGGGGAGGCGGCGACGCTCAGCGGGGAGGCGTCCGTACGCAGCGACCTGGGGCTGCCCGGCCGTCAGGAGCGACTGATCTCCGCGATCGCGGACACCGGCGCGCCGTTCGTGGTGGTGCTGCTCAGCGGACGTCCGCTGACGATGGCGGGCTGGCTGGACCGCACACCCGCCGTGCTGCAGGCGTGGCATCCGGGGATCGAGGGCGGCAACGCCGTCGCGGATGTGCTCTTCGGCACCGTGAACCCCGGTGGCAAGCTGCCCGTGACCTTCCCGCGCACGGTCGGGCAGATCCCCGTCTACTACAACCACGAGAACACCGGACGCCCCTACGACCGGGCCAACCACTACACCTCCAAGTACCTCGACCTGGCCAACGGGCCCCAGTTCCCCTTCGGCCACGGCCTCAGCTACACCACCTTCGACATCGGCGAACCCCGGCTCAGCGTCAGCCGCGTCCGGGCCGAGGCGCTGCGCAAGGGCGACACCGTCGAGGTCGCGGTGGCGGTGCGCAACACCGGGCGGCGCAAGGGCGATGAGGTGGTGCAGCTGTACATCCGCGATCCGGTGGCGAGCATCGTGCAACCGGTGCGCAGGCTCAGTGGCTTCCGCCGGGTCAGCCTCGGCCCCGGCAGGGCCACCACGGTCAGGTTCCGGCTGAGCGCCGAGGAGCTGGGTTTCTGGACCCAGGATCCGCACGGCCGGTTCCTGCTCCAGAAGGGCGAGATCCGGGTCTTCGCGGGCAACAGCTCCCTGGCCGAGCGGGGCCGCACCCTCACCATCACCTGA
- a CDS encoding SigB/SigF/SigG family RNA polymerase sigma factor, whose product MTTATQDMTRPRTGPTKHPHDDAPDTSTEFAEMARLPDGPEKEALCRRVVEAWMPMAERLARQYRNRGESLEDLQQVAALGLVKAVKRYDPEHGTAFAGFAVPTIVGEIKRHFRDHLWVLHVPRRVQDLRNRVRAAHRELSHGVDDRPPRAQEIAERTGLTEKEVRAGMEAMGSYTPLSLDAQPTGADDGYSLADTLGAQEPAYDRVVDREAVRPGLSRLPDRERQILYMRFFCDMTQSRIAEQLGISQMHVSRLINRTCSTLRAQALAEAN is encoded by the coding sequence ATGACGACCGCGACGCAGGACATGACACGGCCCCGGACCGGCCCCACGAAGCACCCGCACGACGACGCGCCGGACACCAGCACCGAGTTCGCGGAAATGGCCCGGCTCCCCGACGGCCCGGAGAAGGAGGCGCTGTGCCGCCGGGTCGTGGAGGCGTGGATGCCGATGGCCGAACGGCTGGCCCGGCAGTACCGCAACCGCGGCGAATCCCTGGAGGATCTGCAGCAGGTGGCCGCGCTCGGCCTGGTGAAGGCCGTCAAGCGGTACGACCCGGAACACGGCACCGCCTTCGCCGGGTTCGCGGTGCCCACGATCGTCGGCGAGATCAAGCGCCACTTCCGGGACCATCTGTGGGTGCTGCATGTCCCCCGCCGGGTCCAGGATCTGCGCAACCGGGTGCGGGCCGCCCACCGCGAGCTGTCCCACGGGGTGGACGACCGGCCGCCGCGGGCCCAGGAGATCGCCGAGCGCACCGGGCTGACCGAGAAGGAGGTGCGCGCCGGCATGGAGGCCATGGGCAGCTACACCCCGCTCTCCCTGGACGCCCAGCCGACCGGCGCAGACGACGGCTACTCGCTGGCCGACACGCTCGGCGCCCAGGAGCCCGCGTACGATCGGGTGGTGGACCGCGAGGCAGTGCGCCCCGGTCTCAGCCGGCTCCCCGACCGGGAGCGGCAGATCCTTTACATGCGTTTCTTCTGCGATATGACACAGAGCCGGATCGCCGAGCAGCTGGGCATCTCCCAGATGCACGTCTCACGGCTCATCAACCGCACCTGCTCCACCCTGCGCGCACAGGCGCTCGCCGAGGCCAACTGA
- a CDS encoding C39 family peptidase codes for MPEAPVSLIHPVPYYAQWESPALVPDIIAGTLSAADDPLWQKSGAASPEEYAFWSWRLCGMACLRMALDHWRGTAPPAVTLAEECVEAGAYVRHPDRVDGLVYAPFADYARRRWELFAESRPRLPAEELPGHLAAGRLAMLSVHPSLRTLDPRPPHRGGHLVLAVGATPDHLLVHNPSGFPDGSQRFAEVPWDDLGRFYAGRGVLLGPGEPRS; via the coding sequence ATGCCCGAGGCCCCGGTTTCCCTCATCCACCCCGTGCCCTACTACGCCCAGTGGGAGTCGCCCGCCCTGGTGCCCGACATCATCGCGGGCACCCTGTCGGCGGCCGACGATCCGCTGTGGCAGAAGTCCGGGGCCGCGAGCCCGGAGGAGTACGCGTTCTGGTCGTGGCGGCTGTGCGGGATGGCATGTCTGCGCATGGCGCTGGACCACTGGCGCGGCACCGCGCCACCCGCGGTGACACTCGCCGAGGAGTGTGTCGAGGCGGGGGCGTATGTGCGCCACCCGGACCGGGTGGACGGGCTCGTCTACGCCCCGTTCGCCGACTACGCGCGGCGGCGCTGGGAGCTGTTCGCCGAGTCCCGGCCGCGGCTTCCGGCCGAGGAGCTGCCGGGACATCTCGCGGCCGGGCGGCTCGCGATGCTGTCCGTCCACCCCTCCCTCCGCACCCTGGACCCGCGGCCGCCGCACCGGGGCGGCCATCTGGTGCTGGCCGTCGGCGCCACCCCGGACCATCTCCTCGTACACAATCCATCGGGCTTCCCGGACGGCTCCCAGCGCTTCGCCGAGGTCCCCTGGGACGACCTCGGGCGGTTCTACGCGGGGCGTGGTGTCCTGCTCGGTCCGGGCGAGCCCCGGTCGTAG
- a CDS encoding AEC family transporter encodes MGGVITGFGVIATIIVTGYVIGRRRSLGAHGRDVLTKLSFDVASPALLFTTLSKADLSVVVSTPLLVTALSTFVVAGTFVAVGAVRRWSVGRTTIGALCASYVNAGNLGIPIAMYVLGDASLIAPVLLFQQLVMTPIALTVIDLSRPDTRPSLIRRLTSPFRNPIVIGSLSGVLVSATGWRVPGPVVEPLSLLGGMAVPAVLLAFGISLPGSQLPGRGEERGPVLLSVALKSFAQPVVAWAIAAGVFRLSGPALFAAVVTSALPAAQNLFTYATRYQTATVLARESILLSTLLAPPVLMTVAALLG; translated from the coding sequence GTGGGCGGTGTGATCACCGGCTTCGGTGTCATCGCGACCATCATCGTCACCGGCTATGTCATCGGGCGCCGCCGCTCCTTGGGCGCCCACGGCCGCGACGTGCTCACCAAGCTCTCCTTCGATGTGGCCTCCCCCGCGCTGCTGTTCACCACGCTCTCCAAGGCCGACCTCTCCGTCGTCGTCTCCACACCGCTGCTGGTGACGGCCCTGTCCACCTTCGTGGTCGCGGGCACGTTCGTGGCCGTCGGCGCCGTACGGCGGTGGAGCGTCGGCCGGACGACGATCGGCGCGCTGTGCGCGAGCTACGTGAACGCGGGCAACCTCGGCATCCCCATCGCGATGTACGTCCTGGGCGACGCGAGCCTGATCGCGCCGGTGCTGCTCTTCCAGCAGCTCGTCATGACCCCGATCGCCCTGACGGTCATCGACCTCTCCCGCCCCGATACGCGCCCCTCGCTGATCCGCAGGCTGACCAGCCCGTTCCGGAACCCCATCGTGATCGGCTCGCTGTCGGGCGTCCTGGTGTCCGCCACCGGCTGGCGGGTCCCCGGGCCCGTCGTGGAACCGCTCTCGCTGCTGGGCGGCATGGCCGTGCCCGCCGTGCTGCTGGCCTTCGGGATCTCGCTGCCGGGCAGTCAGCTCCCCGGGCGCGGCGAGGAGCGCGGGCCGGTGCTGCTGTCGGTGGCGCTGAAGTCCTTCGCCCAGCCGGTGGTGGCGTGGGCCATCGCGGCGGGTGTGTTCCGGCTGAGCGGCCCGGCGCTGTTCGCCGCCGTCGTCACCTCCGCGCTACCGGCGGCTCAGAACCTGTTCACGTACGCCACCCGGTATCAGACCGCCACCGTCCTGGCCCGTGAGTCGATCCTGCTGTCCACGCTGCTCGCACCGCCGGTGCTGATGACGGTGGCCGCGCTGCTCGGCTGA
- a CDS encoding TIGR03668 family PPOX class F420-dependent oxidoreductase: MPQLTGAQARERFARARLARLATVGAEDRPHLVPVVFALTGDTVVTAVDHKPKRTTRLKRLDNIRAHPAVCLLVDDYDENWDHLWWARADGTARVLPPADESPVAADHVRLLVDTYPAQYRDRPPRGPVVEITVDRWSGWRAD, encoded by the coding sequence ATGCCGCAGCTGACGGGCGCGCAGGCGCGGGAGCGCTTCGCACGGGCCAGGCTGGCCCGGCTGGCCACCGTCGGCGCCGAGGACCGCCCGCATCTGGTGCCGGTGGTCTTCGCGCTGACCGGTGACACGGTGGTGACGGCCGTCGACCACAAGCCGAAGCGGACGACACGGCTGAAACGCCTGGACAACATCCGCGCCCACCCCGCCGTGTGCCTCCTGGTCGACGACTACGACGAGAACTGGGACCACCTGTGGTGGGCGCGCGCCGACGGCACGGCCCGCGTCCTGCCACCGGCCGACGAGTCGCCGGTGGCCGCGGACCACGTCCGGCTACTCGTGGACACCTACCCGGCCCAGTACCGGGACCGGCCGCCGCGCGGGCCGGTCGTGGAGATCACCGTCGACCGGTGGAGCGGCTGGCGGGCCGACTGA
- a CDS encoding DUF2267 domain-containing protein, whose product MDDREFFQTVAERTQLSRQEAADVTRATLETLAARLSAGEARDLAQELPGHLRESLRRGPEEMEIFDPEESVRRVHLRTGLSEPEADRGVRAVLATLREAVSAEEYGHAMSQLGGEFARMAESVR is encoded by the coding sequence ATGGACGACCGGGAGTTCTTCCAGACGGTGGCGGAGCGCACTCAGCTGTCACGGCAGGAGGCGGCCGACGTCACCCGCGCCACGCTCGAGACCCTGGCGGCCCGCCTGAGCGCGGGCGAGGCCCGCGACCTCGCCCAGGAGCTGCCCGGACACCTCCGGGAGTCCCTTCGGCGCGGGCCGGAGGAGATGGAGATCTTCGACCCCGAGGAGTCGGTCCGCAGGGTGCACCTGCGCACCGGGCTGTCCGAGCCGGAGGCCGACCGGGGTGTCCGGGCGGTCCTCGCCACGCTCCGGGAGGCCGTCTCCGCCGAGGAGTACGGCCACGCCATGTCCCAGCTGGGCGGCGAGTTCGCGAGGATGGCGGAGTCCGTGCGCTGA
- a CDS encoding SDR family oxidoreductase → MNSNPDRPPPVHVPELLKGQKALVTGANSGIGKATAIALGRSGADVVVNYASDRPAAEAVVAEIQSHGVRAYAHQADVSQEDQVVDLVSTMVDRLGTIDILVANAGLQRDAPTTEMTLEQWQKVISVNLTGQFLCAREAIKEFLRRGVVPEVSRAAGKVICMSSVHQTIPWAGHVNYASSKGGVAMLTQTLAQEFAPHKIRVNAIAPGAVKTPINRGAWQTPEARDSLLRLIPYGRVGDTLDIANAAVVLASDLCDYVVGTTLYVDGGMTLFPGFATGG, encoded by the coding sequence GTGAACAGCAATCCCGATCGTCCTCCTCCGGTGCACGTCCCGGAACTCCTCAAGGGGCAGAAGGCGCTGGTCACCGGGGCGAACTCGGGGATCGGAAAGGCCACCGCGATCGCGCTGGGGCGCTCCGGCGCCGATGTGGTGGTCAACTACGCCAGTGACCGGCCGGCCGCCGAGGCCGTCGTCGCCGAGATCCAGAGCCACGGTGTGCGGGCCTACGCCCATCAGGCGGATGTGTCCCAGGAGGACCAGGTCGTCGACCTGGTGTCCACCATGGTCGACCGTCTGGGCACCATCGACATCCTCGTCGCCAACGCGGGGCTCCAGCGGGACGCGCCCACCACCGAGATGACGCTCGAACAGTGGCAGAAGGTCATCTCCGTCAACCTCACCGGCCAGTTCCTGTGCGCCCGGGAGGCCATCAAGGAGTTCCTGCGGCGCGGTGTGGTCCCGGAGGTGTCGCGGGCGGCCGGGAAGGTCATCTGCATGAGCTCGGTGCACCAGACCATCCCCTGGGCCGGCCATGTGAACTACGCGTCGTCCAAGGGCGGCGTGGCGATGCTGACGCAGACCCTGGCCCAGGAGTTCGCACCCCATAAGATCCGGGTGAACGCGATCGCGCCGGGCGCCGTCAAGACCCCGATCAACCGCGGCGCCTGGCAGACCCCCGAGGCACGCGACTCCCTCCTGCGGCTCATCCCGTACGGCCGCGTGGGCGACACCCTGGACATCGCCAACGCCGCCGTCGTCCTGGCCTCCGACCTGTGCGACTACGTGGTGGGCACCACCCTCTACGTCGACGGCGGCATGACCCTCTTCCCGGGCTTCGCCACGGGTGGCTGA